ACCTCCGCACACCGGGCGTCGTCGATGCATTTGATGACGCGCAAGGCGTTGAGGATGAACCAGGGCTCCGTCTGACCTTCCACTTCGACGGGGATGAACTGCACTTCCTTCTGGAGACCCAGACGCTCGAAAAGGGAGACCACCCGGCGGTGCACGATGGGCACCCCCCGGGCGAGAGAGAACTCGAGAGGGCTTCCAGCGGGCTTCATGGAGATGTGGATGGGCTTGTCGATGTTCAGGAACTGCCCCTCCTTGAACCGCCAGGCGTTGAAAAGTTCCTCCCGGCCTTCCTCTTCGTGGAGGGGCATTCTCAAATGCCATCGCCCTGGAATGTATACGTTGTCGTAGAGGTCGTAATATCTCATTCGAGCTGTCATGGACTCCTCTTGACGAGCTTGTTGAGGTTGGAGCCTGGTGTACACACGGAGCCCGCGATCTTGTCGAGTGCTTCTACGAGTCGGGCTCGGCAATCAGACTGACTCCTGCATGCTTGCAGTGCAGAATCCAGTCGACTGAAGACCTCGCGGTGATAGTCCTCGGGATGCGGACCCTTATGGCCTCGCAGATAGACGATGTTCACCGGATCTTCGATGCTCATCCCCGCCTGTTCAAAGAATTCCTCGAACCTGGGCGTCCAGGGTCCCCCCGTGATTTCGGACTTGTTGTTCTTGTTCGTGCACAGATGGTGCGCATGGTTGTTGTCGGCCTTCGACTGGGCACAGTCGCCTGTGGTCCGAGCCGAGGACACCGCCGAAGCCACCGCGGAAGCGGTCGTGTTCGCCGACACGCCCATGAGCACCACCGTTCCGTTCGCCACGCTCACCTGTGCGCGGGCTCCCGCTCCCACCGACAATCCTCCCCGTGCACCCCCACCCGCGAAGGCGAAGCGTGGGGGTGACAATCGTGCCCACAAGCCGCCCCCGGGGACCTCCGGCAGTCCCCTGGCCAGCTGCGCCCCCGCCACCGTCACCAGCACGCGCAGCCCCACTCCTCCCATCGCCTTGCCGAAGCGCTCGGCCACCGCTTCCAACTGTTCCCTCGTCTTCGCCGCTTCCGCTTCCCGGTACAGGGTCAGGCACGCCATTCCCACGTTGTGGAGTTCTGTTACCGTGTAGGTCATCAGCAGACCCAGCGTCACCGCTGCCGCGAAGGCCTTGGAGAACACGGGTTCCGGCGCGGCCCACGCCATCATGTAGAGCATCATCGACATGCCCACGGAAAGCAGCATGGCCGGAGACTTGAACATCTCCACGGCCGCCTCTCGGGCTCCATCCCCCATGTAGCGTGGTGAGAGCTTCAGGGCCTGGAACCACCTGGCACTCTCCAGCGACGACGGTGGCGAGACCAGGGGAGGCCCATACCTCTCCTCGAACTCCTCGCGTACACGT
Above is a window of Cystobacter fuscus DNA encoding:
- a CDS encoding imm11 family protein, with product MTARMRYYDLYDNVYIPGRWHLRMPLHEEEGREELFNAWRFKEGQFLNIDKPIHISMKPAGSPLEFSLARGVPIVHRRVVSLFERLGLQKEVQFIPVEVEGQTEPWFILNALRVIKCIDDARCAEVLHWLPEDNRPDKEPGEYRNVSGLKVDPEKLGEVHVFRPWGWKVILIVSEHVKRALEEEGITGTKFIEV
- a CDS encoding AHH domain-containing protein, giving the protein MPSYVIQALCMLLVPLAVQAAPAEVESRLSILKPVTVSEYRGAPEHGLKLTFEKLGPNPALALFSLKDAREVLAAMEPTGSSPDARSSNLERRVREEFEERYGPPLVSPPSSLESARWFQALKLSPRYMGDGAREAAVEMFKSPAMLLSVGMSMMLYMMAWAAPEPVFSKAFAAAVTLGLLMTYTVTELHNVGMACLTLYREAEAAKTREQLEAVAERFGKAMGGVGLRVLVTVAGAQLARGLPEVPGGGLWARLSPPRFAFAGGGARGGLSVGAGARAQVSVANGTVVLMGVSANTTASAVASAVSSARTTGDCAQSKADNNHAHHLCTNKNNKSEITGGPWTPRFEEFFEQAGMSIEDPVNIVYLRGHKGPHPEDYHREVFSRLDSALQACRSQSDCRARLVEALDKIAGSVCTPGSNLNKLVKRSP